One segment of Phragmites australis chromosome 13, lpPhrAust1.1, whole genome shotgun sequence DNA contains the following:
- the LOC133888889 gene encoding transcription factor bHLH96-like isoform X2: MTLEALCAPTSDVLIYDTFNAAACAASAGSLLFGNAPAVALPAPVEVSVAATPEHAAEAEGENRVQQGRRKRRRRQRSIKNRDDAESQRMAHIAIERNRRRLMNEYLAVLRSLMPESYVHRGDQASIVSGAIDFVKELEQQLQSLEAQKLALQLQRNTAPERDTARAAARTPMSSGCSPDPKSNRAAEEDEDARAAAPPPFARFFRYPQYVWRQTPPREDGAGGAEETSRASGVADVEVSVVVDAHASLRVMAARRPGQLLKMLAGMQALGLAVLHLNVTTALDALALYTLSLKVEEGCSLTTADDIATAVHHVLCIIDAEATAQRMLPACSGQPDL, translated from the exons ATGACGCTGGAAGCTCTGTGCGCGCCCACCAGCGACGTGCTCATCTACGACACCTTCAACGCCGCAGCGTGCGCCGCCTCGGCCGGGAGCCTCCTCTTCGGCAATGCACCGGCGGTGGCATTGCCGGCGCCGGTGGAGGTGTCGGTAGCGGCGACGCCGGAGCATGCAGCGGAGGCGGAGGGGGAGAACAGAGTGCAGCaggggaggaggaagcggcggcggcgacagagGAGTATCAAGAACCGCGACGACGCCGAGAGCCAGCGGATGGCCCACATTGCCATCGAGCGCAACCGCCGGCGCTTGATGAACGAGtacctcgccgtgctccggTCGCTCATGCCAGAGTCCTACGTCCATCGG GGCGATCAGGCGTCCATCGTGAGTGGCGCCATCGATTTCGTGAAGGAGCTCGAGCAGCAGCTGCAATCCCTCGAGGCGCAGAAGCTGGCGTTGCAGCTGCAACGCAACACGGCGCCGGAGCGTGACACAGCTCGCGCAGCGGCGCGAACGCCAATGAGCAGCGGCTGCAGCCCAGACCCCAAGAGCAACCGCGCggccgaggaggatgaggacgcgcgcgcggcggcgcctcctccgTTCGCGCGGTTCTTCAGGTACCCGCAGTACGTGTGGCGCCAAACGCCGCCTCGGGAGGACGGCGCGGGGGGCGCGGAGGAGACGAGCCGCGCCTCCGGGGTGGCGGACGTCGAGGTGAGCGTGGTGGTGGACGCGCACGCCAGCCTCCGCGTGatggcggcgcggcggccgggGCAGCTGCTCAAGATGTTGGCGGGGATGCAGGCGCTCGGGCTCGCCGTGCTGCACCTCAACGTGACCACCGCGCTCGACGCGCTAGCGCTCTACACCCTCAGCCTCAAG GTGGAGGAAGGGTGCAGCCTGACGACGGCGGACGACATCGCGACGGCGGTGCACCACGTGCTGTGCATCATCGACGCCGAGGCGACGGCGCAGCGGATGCTCCCCGCCTGCTCGGGGCAGCCGGACCTTTAG
- the LOC133888889 gene encoding transcription factor bHLH96-like isoform X1, giving the protein MTLEALCAPTSDVLIYDTFNAAACAASAGSLLFGNAPAVALPAPVEVSVAATPEHAAEAEGENRVQQGRRKRRRRQRSIKNRDDAESQRMAHIAIERNRRRLMNEYLAVLRSLMPESYVHRGDQASIVSGAIDFVKELEQQLQSLEAQKLALQLQRNTAPERDTARAAARTPMSSGCSPDPKSNRAAEEDEDARAAAPPPFARFFRYPQYVWRQTPPREDGAGGAEETSRASGVADVEVSVVVDAHASLRVMAARRPGQLLKMLAGMQALGLAVLHLNVTTALDALALYTLSLKVRTTTPDRCMLLLCRLLFRTSTRRLATVFLLFPFTSQPSGEPQRFLLLKMVYHLANTLVTIFWVHNFNFFCYENK; this is encoded by the exons ATGACGCTGGAAGCTCTGTGCGCGCCCACCAGCGACGTGCTCATCTACGACACCTTCAACGCCGCAGCGTGCGCCGCCTCGGCCGGGAGCCTCCTCTTCGGCAATGCACCGGCGGTGGCATTGCCGGCGCCGGTGGAGGTGTCGGTAGCGGCGACGCCGGAGCATGCAGCGGAGGCGGAGGGGGAGAACAGAGTGCAGCaggggaggaggaagcggcggcggcgacagagGAGTATCAAGAACCGCGACGACGCCGAGAGCCAGCGGATGGCCCACATTGCCATCGAGCGCAACCGCCGGCGCTTGATGAACGAGtacctcgccgtgctccggTCGCTCATGCCAGAGTCCTACGTCCATCGG GGCGATCAGGCGTCCATCGTGAGTGGCGCCATCGATTTCGTGAAGGAGCTCGAGCAGCAGCTGCAATCCCTCGAGGCGCAGAAGCTGGCGTTGCAGCTGCAACGCAACACGGCGCCGGAGCGTGACACAGCTCGCGCAGCGGCGCGAACGCCAATGAGCAGCGGCTGCAGCCCAGACCCCAAGAGCAACCGCGCggccgaggaggatgaggacgcgcgcgcggcggcgcctcctccgTTCGCGCGGTTCTTCAGGTACCCGCAGTACGTGTGGCGCCAAACGCCGCCTCGGGAGGACGGCGCGGGGGGCGCGGAGGAGACGAGCCGCGCCTCCGGGGTGGCGGACGTCGAGGTGAGCGTGGTGGTGGACGCGCACGCCAGCCTCCGCGTGatggcggcgcggcggccgggGCAGCTGCTCAAGATGTTGGCGGGGATGCAGGCGCTCGGGCTCGCCGTGCTGCACCTCAACGTGACCACCGCGCTCGACGCGCTAGCGCTCTACACCCTCAGCCTCAAGGTACGAACCACGACCCCCGATCGATGCATGCTATTACTATGTCGTCTCCTTTTCCGAACATCCACCCGTAGGCTAGCAACTGTTTTTCTACTCTTTCCGTTCACGAGCCAACCGTCGGGAGAGCCACAGAGATTTCTTCTGCTTAAAATGGTGTATCACCTAGCTAACACTTTGGTCACTATATTTTGGGTCCACAATTTCAATTTCTTTTGCTATGAAAACAAATAA
- the LOC133889129 gene encoding protein RGF1 INDUCIBLE TRANSCRIPTION FACTOR 1-like, whose translation MAMDDESPLRVNTRGGAMGGGECEGAENQRWPPWLKPLLATSFFGQCKVHADAHKSECNMYCLDCMNSALCSQCLAYHRDHHAIQIRRSSYHDVIRVSEIQKVLDITGVQTYIINSARVVFLNERPQPRPGKGVTNTCEVCERSLLDTFRFCSLGCKIVGNSGDYRIRKKHAGIKKNKKKLQKGALAASDSEDSSTSTSGGSDKSSVVQSFTLSTPPATANSYRTGKRRKGVPHRSPFGSLMVDF comes from the exons ATGGCAATGGACGATGAATCGCCGCTCAGAGTCAATACCAGAGGCGGCGCCATG GGAGGAGGGGAGTGCGAGGGGGCGGAGAACCAGCGGTGGCCGCCGTGGCTCAAGCCGCTGCTGGCGACGAGCTTCTTCGGTCAATGCAAGGTGCACGCGGACGCGCACAAGAGCGAGTGCAACATGTACTGCCTCGACTGCATGAACAGCGCGCTCTGCTCCCAGTGCCTCGCCTACCACCGCGACCACCACGCCATTCAG ATACGGAGGTCCTCCTACCACGACGTGATCCGTGTGTCGGAGATACAGAAGGTGCTGGACATCACCGGCGTACAGACTTACATCATCAACAGCGCGCGCGTCGTGTTCCTGAACGAGCGCCCGCAGCCGAGGCCCGGCAAGGGCGTCACCAACACCTGCGAGGTCTGCGAGCGCAGCCTCCTCGACACCTTCCGCTTCTGCTCTCTCGGCTGCAAG ATCGTCGGCAACTCTGGCGACTACCGCATCCGGAAGAAGCACGCcggcatcaagaagaacaagaagaagctGCAGAAGGGCGCCCTGGCGGCGTCGGACTCGGAGGACTCGTCCACGAGCACCAGCGGTGGGAGCGACAAGAGCAGCGTGGTGCAGAGCTTCACCCTGTCAACCCCGCCGGCGACCGCCAACAGCTACCGCACGGGCAAGCGGCGCAAGGGCGTCCCGCACCGGTCGCCGTTCGGCAGCCTCATGGTGGATTTCTAG